The Sphingomonas sinipercae genome contains a region encoding:
- a CDS encoding Fur family transcriptional regulator, producing MPHTIIDVESLCAEKGLRITEQRRTIARILSESEDHPDVETLHERAAAVDPKISIATVYRTVRLFEEAGILSRHEFGDGRARYEAVSDEHHDHLIDVETGKVVEFVDEELEALQKKIAEKLGFRLVDHRMELYGVSLNRSR from the coding sequence ATGCCTCACACCATCATCGACGTCGAATCGCTATGCGCCGAAAAAGGGCTGCGCATTACCGAGCAGCGGCGGACCATCGCCCGAATCCTTTCGGAGTCCGAAGACCACCCGGATGTTGAAACGCTGCATGAACGCGCGGCAGCGGTCGACCCGAAGATTTCGATCGCCACTGTCTATCGCACCGTTCGCCTGTTCGAAGAGGCGGGCATCCTTTCGCGTCACGAATTTGGCGACGGCCGCGCACGCTATGAGGCCGTGTCCGACGAGCACCACGATCATCTGATCGACGTTGAAACCGGCAAGGTCGTCGAGTTCGTCGATGAGGAGCTTGAGGCGCTTCAGAAAAAGATCGCCGAAAAGCTGGGCTTTCGCCTCGTCGACCATCGGATGGAGCTTTACGGCGTCTCCCTCAACCGCAGCCGCTGA